Within Deferrivibrio essentukiensis, the genomic segment TCATGAGATAAACAATCCTCTTTGCTCTATATCGCTAAATATTGAAATATTAAAGAGAAGTTTTTGCGACTTAAATAATGAACAAGTTAAAAAAATCTTTGAAGCAATAGAGAAAAACATAGACAAGATAAGTAGCATTACAAACAAGATTAATAACATGAAAAAAATTGTCACTAAAGAGTATCTCCCCGGCATAGAAATGTTGGATTTTGACAACAATTAACTAAATTTTTTAATTTTTCTGCCGAAAGGATAATTATGAAAAAACTTATACTTATATTTATATCGCTTGCTATTTTATTAAGCTGCTCAAATAAAAAAGAGATTGCCAAGGACAACGTTTCTGAGCAAAAAAATATAGAATCAATCGTAATTGCAAAAACGCCCACCCTTTCCAAAGGTAATGAATTATTTTTAAACGGCAAGTATGATGAAGCTATCAAGTATTTTGAGCAGGGCTTACAAGAAAATAAAGCTGCCGCTTTTTATAATATGGGGGTCAGTTTTTTTCTTCTTGAAAATTATGAAGAGAGTAAAAAATATTTTAAGATGGCTTATGAATTGGACAATACTTTCAAAGAGGCATATATCAACTTGGCAGCTTCCCTTATTCAACTTGGAGAGCTTGACGAAGCTGAAAAAATAATCAAAGAGCTTGAAAATGATACTGATTCATCAAAACTTTTGATAAATGCAGCAAATATTTATCTAAAGACCGGTAATACTGCAAAAGCATACTATTATCTTGATAAGGCTTCCAAAGTTGTTCCTGATACACAATTTTATAAAAGCTCCTATGGAGCCTATCTTTTAAGTATAGGAGAATATTCAAAAAGCATACAAGTTATTGAAAGCATAAAGAATAAAGAATATACTGATTACTTCAATCTCGCACTAAACTACTACAATCTGAATGACCACAACAAATCCATAACAAGTGCTAAAAATGCACTGGAAATAAAAAATACAGTTGAAGCTTATGATATCCTTGCAAAAAACTTCGAGGCTATGAACGACTATATTTTGGCAGCTGAAACATATAGAAATCTTTTAAGACTTACAGATGACGTCGGTTACAAACACAAATATGCTCACGCACTATACAAAGGTGGAGATTATAACAGAGCAATTGGTATTTTAAATGCAATTATTAAAGACTATCCTGCAGACAAAGCCTCTTACCTTCTTAAATACAAAATCTATGATGAATTGGGTGATACCGAAAACAGCACCAAAACTATAAGTGAGGCATTTAAAAATATAAAAGATAACGAAATAATTTACAAATTCGTATGGCATTATCTTGTTAGGCTGGAAAAGATAGATTTTGCAAAAAAAATTATTTTCAATAACAACTTTGACAATGACCTTAAGAATCTTCTAATGAGCCTGTATTACTTGAAAATCAACAATCTAAATAATGCAAAAATATACTTGGATAAAGTAACCACCACCAAGACAAGGGATTATTACCATCTACTTACATACTATTATATGAAATCAAAAAATTATAATTCTGCACTTAATACATTAACAAATATGGATGAAGACACACCCGAAAAGTTATGGTACGAATTTATTGCTAACTGGAATATTAAGAATCAAGCTAAGGTAATTGAGTTATCTGAAAAATTTCTTGATAACTTGAGAATATTCAAGAAAAAACCAAAAGTTTCCATTACAATCTCCCCTGTGCTAAATGATTTTGACCTTTCATTTCCTTTTAACGGTACTTTTGAAGATATTCTAAGATTATCCCTTACGCCGATTATTATAAATCCTGATGAGATGCTTGATTTTATTGCCCTCGGGTATAAACTTCTGCAAGAGAAAGAAAGCAAAAAAGCACTCGAAGAGCTTAAAAAATCAGTAAATTTTGCCACTGCTATTGATGAAAATAATAAAGGTTTTAAAGCTTTTATAGAATACGACTTTTTAAACGCCTTAAAACATTTTAAAAATGCGGAAGAAAATTTAAAAAACAATTCAATCATACTATATAACATTGGTCTTACATATCTTAATTTAGGTGAAAAACAACTTGCTTTTGACTATTTTGACAGGGCTACAATATTTAACAGATTTACTTTGCAGGCATACCTTGGTAAAGCGATTCTATTAAAGATTGACGGGGACATTACCAGAAGCTCAAACCAATACGGGCTATTGCTGACAAACTACGACATAATGCTTGCTAACGCCGAAAAGCTTTTACCATATTTTGAATTCTCTAAATATTATGCTCAAATTGGGCTTGGTAGATACGACACCGTGCTTGATGATTTAATTACTTCGGAAGATAAGGTGGAATTTTATAATTACGTAATTAACCTCGCATCTTACTTTAAAAGCAGAGATACAAAATACTTAGACAAAATAAAAGGGCTTAGCACTTTTAGAAATGAAGAGATTTACGGCCTACTTAAAATTGTGAGTGAAAGCAATAATACATTTAAGATTCAGACAAATGATATAACTTACAATACAATGCTTGCAAACATACAAGCATCATATGGTCAAAAATACGAATTTAAATTCCCGGAGAATGCGCCATCTCTGAAAGAGGAAATTTACAGAAATATACTATTTAAAGATTACCAAAATGCATTTAAATTACTTCAAGTATTTTCAAGAAAATATTTTAAAAATTTTGACCTTTACAAGACATCAATGTATTACTTTATGACTATAAACGACAAAACAAATGCAGAAGCATCAATGACAGCACTCGAAAAGCTTGGTAAAAAGGATATATATACGGAATATTATAAGATTCTTTATTTTCTAAAATATTTCAACGAAAAACGTTTAATAAAACAGGTAAATAGCTTTATTGAAAGTTACCCTTATGACTTTAGAGGGATAGCTGCCAATGCAATATTGTCTTTTAGAAATTCAAACTTTAAAAACTTGAGAAATGATATTATAAATATGTCAACCATTGAGCCGGAGTTTTTAAAGAAATTATCAGTGGAGATAGAAATTGAAGATTTATAAAATTGATAAAATATACATTTTTTTGCTTGTATCACTTTTAGTTTTGTCATTTTTCTTCGGATATTCACATACTCTGATTGGTGGTAATAATATTAAATATTTTATAATTGGATTTCTCATACTGTTTATCATATTCAACCTTATAAATCTCTTGGCAAAAGAAGTAGAAATTACAGATGAATTTATTAGTATCAAATCACTTACCGGCGTTCGTAAACTTAACTTCGCGAAAATTGAAGATATCACCCCGTTAAAACTTAAAGGTCGCTATATCTTTATAATAGCAGATAATGAGAAGTACGGATTTTTATCCTCAATGTTTGATAATTTTCAAGAAATATTTCAGATTATTAAAGAAAAAGCAAACAGTGAAATACGAGAAAAGTTGTCAAGCATCACCGAAAAAGATTTTAAATCAAGGAAATTGGTCTTTGTAATATTTATGCTAATGGCAAATCTTTTTTTACTGTTGGCTTCAATTTATAACCTTTTTACTCATTAGATTTACTTAAGAGAGGGTATACCTCATTCCTCTTAAATCCTAATACCTTTAATATTTCCATAATCTGTTTACTGTTAAAATTCGTATTTTTTAATTTTTTTATCAAATCTTGAACCTCAGGTAACTTTTCAGATTCGTTTTTGTCAAAATTATTATCAATTACTATAACAAACTCCCCTTTCAAGGTAATTTTTTCAATATCTTTAAGTGAACTTATATAGATTTTCTCTTCAAAAATTTTAGTAAGCTCCCTGACAACACATATTTTTTCAAATTTATCAACTAATAAACTAAGTGTATCAACAATTCTGTGAGGTGATTCGTATAATACTATAGTTGAATTAATATCTTTTAACTTATTTATCTCTTTTAACTTCTCACCCTTTTTATGACTTAAAAATCCTTTAAAATAAAAATTATCAGCCGGAAAACCTGACTTGATAAGTGCCACAACAGACGCCGTGGCACCGGGAAGCACTTGAAATTCTATCCCCTCGTCACACAACCTTCTCACTAACATTGAGCCTGGGTCAGATATGCAAGGCATACCTGCCTCACTTACCACTGCAATACTTTTACCTTCGAAAAAAAGTTTTAAGACAACATCAACACTCTTTTTCTCATTATCTTTATGAAAAGACTTGACCTGATTCTTAATACCGTAATGTGTCAACAGCTTAAGCGTTGAACGGGTATCTTCGGAAAATATAACATCTACTCCTTTAAGAACATCAAGTGCCCTTAAAGTTATATCCCCAAGATTACCTATTGGTGTCGGGACAAAATATATAGTACCTTTGTTTTCCAAGCTGCTGCTACTTTACGGTAAAGCTTTTTGAACCTATCAATTTCCCATCTTCAGCATAAATCTCAACTTTCCAATCCCCTTCCCAATTAGGAAGAATCCTCTTTGAGCTGTAAGTCCTCCATTTGTTACTGTTTACCTCAAGTGGTACTTCGGCGATTATATTATTGTCATATAGCCATATATGTACAACTTTGGTAGGGAATTTATCTGTCTGTACTTCGGTAAAACAGTATAGTTTACCAATATTTGCTGAAAAAGTTTCGGATACACCAACAGGCTCTCTGTCAACTATATCCGTAGCAATTGCCATTCTGCTTATGGTAGTTTCTGCAAATAAATTTAATGCCACTATAAGCATTAATACAGTAAAAATTATTCTCTTCATACAAACCCCCTCTAAAAATTATCTTCAATATATTTTTCAGCTGATTTTGCAGCTATAGCACCATCTGCAACTGCCGTTACAATCTGCCTTAGTTCTTTCAATCTATTGTCACCCGCAGAAAATATACCGGGAATATTTGTAGCCATATGCTCATCTGTCTTTATAAAACCTGAATCATCCATTTCAACAATACCCTTCAAAATCTCAGTATCAGCTGTCCAACCGATAAAGACAAATACACCATCCACAGTCAAATCAAACTCTTTATCCTCTACCTTATTATAAAGAGTTATTGCCTCTATCTTTTGTTCACCTTTAACTTCTTTTACCACACAATTATAAACAAACTCCATTTTTGGATTTGCAAAAGCTCTCTCCTGCAATATTTTTGCAGCTCTAAGCTTATCTCTTCTATGGACTACATAAACCTTTTTTGCAAATTTTGTCAGGTAATGCCCTTCTTCAACAGCAGAGTCACCCCCGCCAATGACTGCTACTACTTTATCCTTATAAAAAGCACCATCACAGGTTGCACAAAATGATATCCCTCTACCCAAAAATTTATTCTCACCAGGCACATTTAAATGTAAAGGCTTTGCCCCACTTGCCATAATAACCGCTTTTGCTTTAATTTGCATATCGTTAAATGAAACTATTTTATACTTCCCGTCAGATTCAATTTTGCTGCAAATGCCATTTTTTACCTGAACTCCAAATTTTCTGGCGTGTTGAAACATTTTTTCAGATAAATCCCCACCCAAAATGCCGTCAGGAAAACCAGGGTAATTTTCTACCATCTCTGTAATTCCAACCTGACCACCGGGGAAATTTTTCTCTATAACCAATGTGTCAAGATTATCGCGAGCCGCATAGATGCCAGCAGTAAGCCCTGCAGGCCCTCCTCCTATAATAACTATATCGTAAACTTCTTTCAAATCGTCATAATTAAAAAACTGCTCCATCAAAATCTCCTTAAAATCTCATTAATCTTTCTTACCGAAGGGATTTTAGCCTCGTAAATCACCCTGTTGGATGCGTCAATCATATAAAAATGAGGCCAACTTCTTATCCCATAGCTTTTGGCAACCCCATTTATATTAGCACTATAAGTTATATTTTCAAGTAATTTATATTTACTCTTTGTAAAAAGTTGTTTCAATTCTTCTACACTTTTTGGCTTCTTAATCAAAACAAATATTTCAATACCCATGTGTTGAGCAATTAACTTTAAGTCCGGAATAATCTTTAAATAATAGGGGGAATAAACACTCCCTTTGTCAAAAAAAATAAGAAATTTACTATTCTTATAGTCGTTTAATAAAAACTCTTTCCCATCCAAAGTGTACAATTTTGTTTCAGGGATAATAACCGATACAGGTAACGGATTATTTAACCTATAAGAATACAAAAAATAAAAAAGGTATCCAACTATAAGATAAACCAGTAAGTTTTTCCCGCCAAAAAGTCTAGGCCTAGACATTGCAGTCAATTACCATATATCTGATTCGATATCCTTGCAGTATTTAGCCACTAATATATCGTTTACAGTGATATCAAAAATTTTGGGTTTTATGATTGAAGTATCTACCTTTTCCAAAAAAAGTTTTCTCCCGTTTTCAATCTCTTCCTCCAACACTTCAAACAAATTGTCATTCTCAATCCCTTCTTTTACCTTTTCCTGATTATACAAAAAAATATCGGTAGCTATAGTCCTTGCAAGTCTCTTGGCCCTTTCAATATCATTTATTTTCATATTTACCCCCATATTTAAGGCTTATATCTACACTTTTAATCCCATGAGTAAGACTACCTACAGAAATGTAATCAATATCATAATTT encodes:
- a CDS encoding tetratricopeptide repeat protein, with the translated sequence MKKLILIFISLAILLSCSNKKEIAKDNVSEQKNIESIVIAKTPTLSKGNELFLNGKYDEAIKYFEQGLQENKAAAFYNMGVSFFLLENYEESKKYFKMAYELDNTFKEAYINLAASLIQLGELDEAEKIIKELENDTDSSKLLINAANIYLKTGNTAKAYYYLDKASKVVPDTQFYKSSYGAYLLSIGEYSKSIQVIESIKNKEYTDYFNLALNYYNLNDHNKSITSAKNALEIKNTVEAYDILAKNFEAMNDYILAAETYRNLLRLTDDVGYKHKYAHALYKGGDYNRAIGILNAIIKDYPADKASYLLKYKIYDELGDTENSTKTISEAFKNIKDNEIIYKFVWHYLVRLEKIDFAKKIIFNNNFDNDLKNLLMSLYYLKINNLNNAKIYLDKVTTTKTRDYYHLLTYYYMKSKNYNSALNTLTNMDEDTPEKLWYEFIANWNIKNQAKVIELSEKFLDNLRIFKKKPKVSITISPVLNDFDLSFPFNGTFEDILRLSLTPIIINPDEMLDFIALGYKLLQEKESKKALEELKKSVNFATAIDENNKGFKAFIEYDFLNALKHFKNAEENLKNNSIILYNIGLTYLNLGEKQLAFDYFDRATIFNRFTLQAYLGKAILLKIDGDITRSSNQYGLLLTNYDIMLANAEKLLPYFEFSKYYAQIGLGRYDTVLDDLITSEDKVEFYNYVINLASYFKSRDTKYLDKIKGLSTFRNEEIYGLLKIVSESNNTFKIQTNDITYNTMLANIQASYGQKYEFKFPENAPSLKEEIYRNILFKDYQNAFKLLQVFSRKYFKNFDLYKTSMYYFMTINDKTNAEASMTALEKLGKKDIYTEYYKILYFLKYFNEKRLIKQVNSFIESYPYDFRGIAANAILSFRNSNFKNLRNDIINMSTIEPEFLKKLSVEIEIEDL
- the rsmI gene encoding 16S rRNA (cytidine(1402)-2'-O)-methyltransferase, with the protein product MENKGTIYFVPTPIGNLGDITLRALDVLKGVDVIFSEDTRSTLKLLTHYGIKNQVKSFHKDNEKKSVDVVLKLFFEGKSIAVVSEAGMPCISDPGSMLVRRLCDEGIEFQVLPGATASVVALIKSGFPADNFYFKGFLSHKKGEKLKEINKLKDINSTIVLYESPHRIVDTLSLLVDKFEKICVVRELTKIFEEKIYISSLKDIEKITLKGEFVIVIDNNFDKNESEKLPEVQDLIKKLKNTNFNSKQIMEILKVLGFKRNEVYPLLSKSNE
- a CDS encoding DUF2914 domain-containing protein: MKRIIFTVLMLIVALNLFAETTISRMAIATDIVDREPVGVSETFSANIGKLYCFTEVQTDKFPTKVVHIWLYDNNIIAEVPLEVNSNKWRTYSSKRILPNWEGDWKVEIYAEDGKLIGSKSFTVK
- the trxB gene encoding thioredoxin-disulfide reductase gives rise to the protein MEQFFNYDDLKEVYDIVIIGGGPAGLTAGIYAARDNLDTLVIEKNFPGGQVGITEMVENYPGFPDGILGGDLSEKMFQHARKFGVQVKNGICSKIESDGKYKIVSFNDMQIKAKAVIMASGAKPLHLNVPGENKFLGRGISFCATCDGAFYKDKVVAVIGGGDSAVEEGHYLTKFAKKVYVVHRRDKLRAAKILQERAFANPKMEFVYNCVVKEVKGEQKIEAITLYNKVEDKEFDLTVDGVFVFIGWTADTEILKGIVEMDDSGFIKTDEHMATNIPGIFSAGDNRLKELRQIVTAVADGAIAAKSAEKYIEDNF
- a CDS encoding TlpA family protein disulfide reductase, with protein sequence MSRPRLFGGKNLLVYLIVGYLFYFLYSYRLNNPLPVSVIIPETKLYTLDGKEFLLNDYKNSKFLIFFDKGSVYSPYYLKIIPDLKLIAQHMGIEIFVLIKKPKSVEELKQLFTKSKYKLLENITYSANINGVAKSYGIRSWPHFYMIDASNRVIYEAKIPSVRKINEILRRF